In Sphingobium amiense, one genomic interval encodes:
- a CDS encoding conjugal transfer protein TraD, translating to MARRERTRHLIELGGLVQKAGLVDLADDDRATLYGALLEAAAKAREDGNALALWKRRGRRAFDAEAEGKDAP from the coding sequence GTGGCCCGACGCGAACGCACCCGCCATTTGATCGAGCTGGGCGGCCTGGTGCAAAAGGCGGGCCTCGTCGATCTCGCCGACGACGATCGCGCCACCCTCTACGGCGCGCTGCTCGAAGCGGCGGCGAAGGCGCGCGAGGATGGCAACGCGCTCGCACTCTGGAAGCGGCGCGGCCGTCGCGCGTTCGACGCGGAAGCGGAAGGGAAGGACGCACCATGA
- a CDS encoding conjugal transfer protein TraD: MRKTRDYDAELRALVDKAKALKARKVQQLGELVTATGADALDIETLAGALIAAVEANVEAKEVWRAKGVAFFQRRGRKGGRGAASDDREPSEAGAGGSQG; encoded by the coding sequence ATGCGAAAGACGCGCGACTATGACGCGGAGCTGCGGGCGCTGGTTGACAAGGCCAAGGCGCTCAAGGCGCGCAAGGTCCAGCAGCTCGGCGAGCTGGTGACCGCGACCGGGGCCGATGCGCTCGATATCGAGACGCTGGCGGGTGCGCTCATCGCCGCTGTCGAAGCCAACGTCGAAGCAAAGGAGGTATGGCGCGCAAAGGGCGTCGCCTTCTTTCAAAGGCGTGGGCGCAAAGGTGGGCGCGGCGCTGCGAGCGACGACAGGGAGCCAAGCGAAGCTGGCGCAGGCGGTTCGCAGGGCTGA
- a CDS encoding type IV secretory system conjugative DNA transfer family protein, producing the protein MEWLRQLGRAIRNLARISRQNPIWAITALTLSPIALIRHLFRVAILFLIVGIVLAGGMQFMLHALLGLPRDSNLYQIVMMLTFLVIILAGLRALFQPLILKYGGPEGDATHGSARFATDAEARPLAQSEGLLIGRDRKSGKLLRYAGPAHLLTIAPTRTGKGVGTIIPNLIDYPGPVVCIDPKGENARVTARQRARFGPVHVLDPFGVTELPSAAFNPLDRLDPAGLDLADDAMTLADALVYDAPGEAGEAHWNEEAKALIAGIILSIATTEPPATRTLATLRDRLTLAPAAFAAMLETMQAQGGLAARAANRHLGKSDREAAGVLSAAQRHTHFLDSPRMTAVLDRSDFAFADLKASPASIYLVLPPDRLATYARWLRLMIAQGLTDLARAGVAPARPVLFLLDEFAALGRLDPVERAMGLMAGYGVQLWPILQDVHQLRATYERRAGTFLSNAGVLQVFGVNDHDSARLVSDLLGQETVVFETMSRALDAEETGLSFGTQHVGRALLTPDEVRAMPANLELLFLAGQRPIIASKLRYYADREFAGKFDPA; encoded by the coding sequence ATGGAGTGGCTGCGCCAGCTCGGCCGCGCGATCCGCAACCTCGCCCGCATATCGCGCCAGAATCCGATTTGGGCGATCACGGCGCTGACCCTCAGCCCGATCGCGCTCATCCGCCATCTGTTCCGGGTCGCGATCCTGTTCCTGATCGTCGGCATCGTGCTCGCCGGCGGCATGCAATTCATGCTGCACGCGCTGCTCGGCTTGCCCCGCGATTCCAACCTCTACCAAATCGTGATGATGCTCACCTTCCTGGTCATCATCCTCGCGGGCCTGCGCGCCCTCTTCCAACCGCTGATCCTCAAATATGGCGGCCCGGAAGGCGACGCCACCCACGGCTCGGCCCGCTTCGCCACCGACGCGGAAGCCCGGCCCCTGGCCCAAAGCGAGGGCCTGCTGATCGGCCGCGACCGCAAATCGGGCAAGCTGCTGCGCTACGCCGGCCCCGCCCATCTGCTGACGATCGCGCCGACGCGCACCGGCAAGGGCGTCGGCACCATCATTCCCAACCTCATCGACTATCCCGGCCCGGTCGTCTGCATCGACCCCAAGGGCGAGAACGCCCGCGTCACCGCCCGCCAGCGCGCCAGGTTCGGCCCGGTCCACGTCCTCGACCCGTTCGGCGTCACCGAGCTGCCCTCAGCCGCGTTCAACCCGCTCGATCGCCTCGACCCTGCCGGCCTCGATCTCGCCGACGACGCCATGACGCTCGCCGACGCGCTGGTCTATGACGCCCCCGGCGAGGCCGGCGAGGCGCATTGGAACGAGGAAGCCAAGGCGCTGATCGCAGGCATCATCCTGTCGATCGCCACGACCGAGCCGCCCGCGACGCGCACCCTCGCCACGCTGCGCGATCGGCTCACCCTGGCCCCGGCCGCCTTCGCGGCTATGCTCGAAACGATGCAGGCGCAAGGCGGCCTCGCCGCGCGCGCCGCCAACCGCCACCTGGGCAAGTCCGATCGCGAAGCCGCCGGCGTGCTGTCGGCCGCGCAGCGCCACACCCATTTTCTCGATTCCCCGCGCATGACAGCGGTGCTGGACCGCTCGGATTTTGCCTTCGCCGATCTGAAAGCCTCGCCGGCGAGCATCTACCTCGTCCTGCCGCCCGATCGCCTCGCCACCTATGCCCGCTGGCTGCGCCTGATGATCGCACAAGGATTGACCGATCTGGCCCGCGCCGGCGTGGCCCCTGCCCGTCCGGTGCTGTTCCTGCTCGATGAGTTCGCCGCGCTCGGGCGTCTCGATCCGGTCGAGCGCGCGATGGGCCTGATGGCGGGCTACGGCGTCCAACTCTGGCCGATCCTGCAGGACGTGCATCAGCTCCGCGCCACCTATGAACGCCGCGCCGGCACCTTCCTCTCCAACGCCGGCGTCCTTCAGGTGTTCGGGGTGAACGATCACGACAGCGCGAGGCTCGTCTCCGATCTGCTCGGCCAGGAGACGGTCGTGTTCGAGACGATGAGCCGCGCGCTCGATGCGGAGGAAACCGGCCTGTCGTTCGGAACCCAGCATGTGGGGCGCGCCCTGCTCACCCCCGATGAAGTCCGCGCCATGCCGGCGAACCTCGAATTGCTGTTCCTCGCCGGACAGCGGCCGATCATCGCGAGCAAGCTGCGCTACTATGCCGATCGAGAGTTCGCCGGGAAATTCGATCCCGCCTGA
- a CDS encoding AAA family ATPase, translated as MILAVGNTKGGVGKTTLAVNLAVALALAGRDLLLVDGDEQGTALTFTQLRTERLGEAGYTAVALTGAALRSQVRQLAGKYDDIIIDVGGRDTGSLRAALTVADTLLVPVQPRSFDVWALDQVAALVAEAREINDGLRAVAILNGADAQGADNEAALEMIGDIEGIEVLPTSIVRRKAFPNAAAEGRAILEQSPRDPKAIDELTALIAAVCISR; from the coding sequence ATGATATTGGCAGTCGGAAACACCAAGGGCGGCGTCGGCAAGACCACGCTCGCCGTCAATCTCGCGGTCGCGCTGGCGCTCGCCGGCCGCGACCTGTTGCTGGTCGATGGCGACGAGCAGGGCACCGCCCTCACCTTCACCCAGCTCCGCACCGAGCGATTGGGCGAGGCCGGCTATACCGCCGTCGCGCTCACCGGCGCGGCGCTGCGCAGCCAGGTTCGCCAGCTCGCCGGCAAATATGACGACATCATCATCGACGTGGGCGGTCGCGACACCGGCTCGCTGCGCGCCGCGCTCACCGTCGCCGATACGCTCTTGGTCCCGGTGCAGCCGCGCAGCTTCGACGTGTGGGCCTTGGATCAAGTCGCCGCGCTGGTCGCCGAGGCGCGCGAAATCAACGACGGGCTGCGCGCCGTCGCCATACTCAACGGCGCCGACGCGCAAGGGGCCGACAATGAGGCCGCCTTGGAGATGATCGGCGATATCGAGGGGATCGAGGTGCTGCCTACGTCGATCGTGCGGCGCAAGGCGTTCCCGAACGCGGCGGCCGAGGGCAGGGCGATCCTTGAGCAGAGCCCGCGCGATCCCAAGGCGATCGACGAGCTGACGGCGCTAATCGCGGCCGTTTGTATATCACGATAA
- a CDS encoding replication initiation protein, giving the protein MTQAALAETARTLTQRGRGNPFDPANYGEIVKPGELVDIVELSPLTLADRRIYNLLIANAWDRIGEPVIHRIAKSALKGTHQGNERIESSLLRLMGTIAIVTIRKGNKSFKRRVQLLGPSDESLEKDGFLHYRIPEELIEILRNSEVYARLKTQVMYCFESKYALCLYEMIERRIGLEYKQSEEFTIAELRGLLNVPDGKLERFADLNKYCLKVAQEEINKLCPFYVEFTPIKKGRKVERVSMMWLPKTSSGRRDAQNLIDQHSIVRRAKLRGGIPEMPVLVDFSLPAAER; this is encoded by the coding sequence ATGACGCAAGCTGCCTTGGCCGAAACTGCTCGAACATTGACGCAGCGCGGTCGCGGCAACCCGTTCGATCCCGCCAATTACGGCGAAATCGTCAAGCCTGGCGAGCTGGTCGATATCGTCGAGCTATCCCCCCTCACCCTCGCCGATCGGCGCATCTACAACCTGCTGATCGCCAATGCCTGGGATCGGATCGGCGAGCCGGTGATTCATCGCATCGCCAAATCGGCGCTTAAGGGCACGCACCAGGGCAATGAGCGCATCGAAAGCTCGCTGCTGCGCCTGATGGGCACGATCGCGATCGTCACCATCCGCAAGGGCAACAAGAGCTTCAAGCGCCGCGTCCAGCTCCTCGGCCCCAGCGACGAAAGCCTCGAAAAGGACGGCTTCCTGCATTACCGCATCCCCGAGGAGCTGATCGAGATACTGCGCAACAGCGAGGTTTATGCTCGGCTAAAGACGCAGGTGATGTATTGCTTCGAGTCGAAATATGCCCTGTGTCTCTATGAAATGATCGAGCGCCGTATCGGCCTCGAATACAAGCAATCCGAAGAGTTCACGATCGCCGAGCTGCGCGGCCTGCTCAACGTCCCCGATGGTAAGCTCGAACGCTTCGCCGATCTCAACAAATACTGCCTCAAGGTCGCGCAGGAGGAAATCAACAAGCTCTGCCCCTTCTATGTTGAGTTCACGCCGATCAAGAAGGGCCGCAAGGTCGAGCGCGTGTCGATGATGTGGCTGCCCAAAACGTCGAGCGGCCGGCGCGACGCGCAAAACCTGATAGACCAGCACAGCATCGTCCGCCGCGCCAAGCTGCGCGGCGGCATCCCCGAAATGCCGGTGCTGGTGGATTTCAGCCTGCCCGCCGCCGAACGGTGA
- a CDS encoding SgcJ/EcaC family oxidoreductase, translated as MTHLAEPEDAPEAFQSAWNAHDMAAFGRLFHDDAAFVNRFGHYVRGVDEIIDLHQPIHETIYRDSTLENELIDATPIGPPVAIVHFWSRLRTGPAHPAGAHDVDTLILAVLACRDGAWRIQALENVTLTNPRTGEPVLRR; from the coding sequence GTGACACATTTAGCCGAGCCAGAGGATGCGCCGGAAGCGTTCCAGTCCGCCTGGAACGCGCACGACATGGCCGCCTTCGGGCGCTTGTTTCACGATGACGCGGCCTTCGTGAATCGTTTCGGGCACTACGTGCGCGGCGTCGACGAAATCATCGATCTCCACCAACCCATCCATGAGACGATCTACCGGGATTCGACGCTTGAGAACGAACTGATCGACGCGACCCCCATCGGCCCGCCTGTCGCGATCGTTCACTTTTGGAGCCGCCTCCGCACCGGGCCAGCTCATCCGGCGGGCGCGCACGACGTGGATACGCTGATCCTGGCCGTGCTTGCATGTCGCGACGGCGCTTGGCGAATCCAGGCGCTCGAAAACGTCACTTTGACAAACCCGCGAACGGGAGAGCCGGTGCTGCGGCGCTGA